In Armatimonadota bacterium, the genomic window ACCCTGCGGGCGGTGGCGGAGGAGACCGGCGGGCGCTATTTCCACGCCTCTTCCATGGAAGGACTGCGCCAGGTCTACCGTGAGCTCGCCCGCGTCGTGGGCTGGACCCGCACCCCCCAGGAGGCCTCCGCTCTGGCTGCGGCAGGCGCGCTATTCTTCGTTCTGGCGGCGGTGGCTCTGCGGACGCGGCACATGCCGCTGGGCTGAGATGTGGGAGCTTGTGGGTATCTCGCTCTCCTGGTGGCTGGTCAGCCTCTCCGGGGTGATGATGCCTGGCCCCGTCTCGGCTATGGCGGTCACCGAGGGGACGCGCCGCGGCCCGCTGGCCGGGCCGTTGCTCACCGTCGGGCACGCGGCGGCCGAAGCTGTGATGGTGGCACTGCTGGTCCTGGGCATGAGCCGGGCACTGCAGCAGCCGCCGGTGGTGGGGACCATCGGCATCCTGGGCGGTGCGGTGCTGGCGTGGATGGGCTGGGGAATCGCCGCGGCGGCCTGGCGCGACCGCCTGGCCTCACCACAGGAGCACGGCGGTGCGGCGGATCGCTCGCTGGTGCAGGCCGGCCTGCTCACCACCATCTCCAACCCGTACTGGCTCCTGTGGTGGGCGACGGTGGGCGCAGCCTTCTTCGGCCGCTTCTCGCGCTTCGGGCCGCTGGCCGTCGCCGGCCTGTTCTTCCTGGGCCACGTCAGTCTGGACCTGGGGTGGAACAGCTTCCTGGCGCTGGCCGCAGGCAAAGGACGCCGCCGCTTCCCCCCTGCAGCGTTCAGGGTGGTGCTGGGCGGGTGCGGGATCTTCCTTGTCGGGTTGAGTGCGTACTTTGTCTACTCCGGCGTCGACTTGTTGACGCGGTAGAGGCCCTCGGCAGCAGCATGCAATGCGCAAACCCACCTTGCCAAACGGCCGCGGCGCGCGTAATTAAAGAGACGGGAAATTCGGCCGGACGGCATGGTGGTACCGGCCGCGCATCTTCGCTGAAGGTGTGCGTGCTCATCCTCGGAGGTGGTATATGGGTCGACTCCTGACCGTCCTTCTTGTGGCAATTCTCCTGGGGCAGACGGGACCTGCCCTGGCGGCGCCGGCCACGAGCTTCCGCGGGCTC contains:
- a CDS encoding LysE family transporter; translation: MWELVGISLSWWLVSLSGVMMPGPVSAMAVTEGTRRGPLAGPLLTVGHAAAEAVMVALLVLGMSRALQQPPVVGTIGILGGAVLAWMGWGIAAAAWRDRLASPQEHGGAADRSLVQAGLLTTISNPYWLLWWATVGAAFFGRFSRFGPLAVAGLFFLGHVSLDLGWNSFLALAAGKGRRRFPPAAFRVVLGGCGIFLVGLSAYFVYSGVDLLTR